Within the Miscanthus floridulus cultivar M001 chromosome 2, ASM1932011v1, whole genome shotgun sequence genome, the region CCCCTCAAACCCCCTCCCTGAACTTCTCATCTGATTGTAGCTACAAAGAATTAGAGAAAGGTGAAAGGAACACGTGACCAAGCGGTCCCATACTACACTGAGATGGCAAAACCCTGATGCCCATCCTTGCAACTGGCAACTGGTAGAACAAGCCTGGTTCAGGCTTTCAGTGAGCTGTGTTGCCTGTGTGCTAATGCTCCTCCTCTGCTTTGGCAGTCCAGTACGTCTTAACCGCCATGAGGACCTTCTCTGGGTTGAAGGGGCCATCCTCGTGGTCCATGATGCGGCTTTCCCACCGCATCCGCTTGGTTATCGCCTGGACTTTCGTGAGCACGTCAACTGTGTCACGGATGATAGCTGTGCCCTCGGGCCTTAATATCCTATCCATCTCCAAGAGGATGTCGATTATATCGCACCTGAAAAGTTTAGCAGAAAACACATCATGATGGCCTGTATATTGTAAAAAAATGCCATATATTAAGGTTATTTGGAttcatgccattataatttttgaTGTTTGGATAAACGCCGttactattcgtctattttgaagcatgccattacaattcttcgtttCCCACAAAAAATGTCACTGAATACGTATGGACACAGCCTGGGCCTAGCTGTaggcgtatacgaagacgtatactttATCTCTActgtcactgacacgcgggccccacatgtcatcttcttcctctcctcatctctctctctgGCTCTCTCTCCATCCCCACGCGGCCACGGCGGGCGCTGCCGCCGGTGGCGGCTGCGGGCTTGCGGACGAGCCAACGAGCCGCTATCGTGACCCCACGCGCCGCGGGCGAGCAGCCGGCGACAGGAGCGCCACAGCCGAGCAGCAGGACGCGGCCGGTACGGAGCTCACCGTCCGGGCGGCGCGCCGAGGACgtggccggggcggagctcgcggCCTGACCAACGAGCCGTTGTCGTGACCCCGCGCGCCGCGGGCGAGCAGCCGGCGATGGGAGCGCCACAGCCGAGCAGCAGGACGCGGCCGGTGTGGAGCTCACCGTCCGGGCGGCGCGCCGAGGACATGGCCGGCGCGGAGCTTGCGGCCTGACCGACGTGCTGCTGCTCGCCCGCTTGCTCGCCcgcggcgtgctgctgctgctgctcggctgCGTGCTGCTgccggcgtgctgctgctgctgcttggccgcgtgctgctgctcgccgtggccgtggccgcgtcgggatggagagagagaagaggagaggaggaagaagaagatgacatgtggggcccgcatgtcagtgacaggggtgatgaagtatacgtcttcgtatacgcctgcagctgggcccaggctatgtccatacgtattcagtggcatttttgtgggaaacgaagaattgtaatggcatgcttcaaaatagacgaatagtaatggcgtttctccaaacatcgaaaattataatggcatgaaTCCAAATAACCCCATATATTATGGATATTTCAGAGCTGAAACAATGCTCCCACACTTGCTGACAGAGGAGCTCTTGTGAATAAGCAAGGTCAGTTTCAGAAGACATGAGAGTATCGGCAGTGGTAGAAGTATAACAAATATGTCAGAAAACATACCAGGACAACAGTTAAACTAGAGTCCTGTGTTAAAGGCAATATTAACAGTAAATTGTACTGCAGACATGCAGTCATCAACTGGGCAAGGCTGAAGGCTATCTCACATTTAATTAGAGGTGAACATGTTGCACTGAGATGCCTAGCATAACCTCCACAATTACTTGGTGtcaagaaaaatgataaggtgccGAACAAAACTCAAATATCTTCTCATAATCATAAACCACTAAAAAAATATTTTGATAAAAGTAAGCAGATGTCTTCCTTAAAAGGCTAAAGCGAACTATCAATTGATTATGATTTTCAAGGCTGACAAAATGATGGCCAAAAAAATGGTAACAAGAAGATAGCAAACAGTAATGTCATGAACATGGCTAAAATAAAGAGTGAAGTGCAGAATTTCCTTACCTGTCTTGGTAGATGCTAAACAAATTGTCAGCATGCAAGAGGTCATAGGTTCTTGGATACGTTGAGAAAGCTTCACACCAGTCCTGGTATGTGCCAATGAACCCTCGCTCGTATATTGCCCCAAGGGTGTCCCGGTCAGAGTTAACAGGGACGACATTCATCACCCACACAGGGTACTTCACTAAAGAAGCAGCAAACCCACCCATGTTTGCGTTCATGTCCATCACATTTCTGTATCTATTCTCTGCTATGGGTATGGTGCGCTTGTAGTATGACACCCTCTTCTCCCACAACTTTTTGTCCTCATCAAACTTCTTTGCATCCAATCCTGGAATCATGCCCCTTTTAATCCTGGGGGGAACTAAGAATGCCCTCTCTGGCCATTTCTCCACTGCTCCTCCCGCCACTTCTCCCTGGTTGCTTACTTCAGGCAATGGAGTAACACAGGCTTCCATCTGTCTGTACCTGTATATGGAACGGAAAAGGAATAAGTAATAGACAACTAAATGGATCATCACACCTATTTTTATGGGTTCAGCTGTTTTATACCAAGCAGCATCAGGATTGTCACTCTTGCAGATATGGGGTATCTTATATGTCTTCTTAATGTTGGCACACTCAAGGTGGTTCTTAGGCTTCTGCCAGATGGAGAGATCCCTCTTCTCAACCACCTTGTTCCAGCAAAGGCTCCTCGCAACATCCTCAATCTTGTCTTGCTCTTGCTTGAGGTCGTCCTTTGTCCTCTCCCACCCCGCGTGGTGCGTCTTCCAGTTGATTGGAGGACCCGAGAGAATCCAATATCCTCCTGGCCTTAGAATCCTATCGACTTCAGCAAGATATAGTCCATCTAAAGGAAATTTGAGAACATCCACTAAGTCAGTTCGTTTTCTAACCAAAGACAACTTGAAAAGTAGAAAAGATACACAGTGGATCAAATGGCAGAGGTATGAAGTACTCACCATGTGCATACCAAGGAATCAGACAGCGAGAGCAATGTGCCATATCAAATGCCCTAGATGGGTAAGGCAACCGGTGCTTCCCCATCACACCAATGATGGCAGGGACACCTCTTTCCAGTGCGAATTGCACCTGAGCTTCGTGCGTGTCTCTTGGCGCAAATGACATGGCAATGATGTTCCTCTTCAGCAAGTAAGCTCCCCAACTAGCAACCTtcaacaacaaaagcatcagcaCTATCACAACTTACAACTAGAACCTAAACCCAAGGCATTCTTCTACTTACCCCACAACCTGTGTCAACAGCCGTCCTGATCTTCCCATCCGATAATGAGATGAGCTTATCGATATCATCTATGTAGGCATCAGCACCACGCGGGAACATAGTGCCACCACCAGGGAACTTGAACTTGTCGCCCTCAACCTGGATCCAGTTCTGCACTGCTTTCTCAATGCTGAGCTCCTTGTGGGGGATGTTGTTGAAATAGGCGTAGTCCCTGCTATGAGGCCACTTGAAGGGGGTCCTGTACCCAGGCGGTGCTGGGATGAGGCATCGGACCTGCTCGTCCTTGCCAGGACAGTGGCGCTCCCGGTACACTAGCATGGCGCGGTCAAACAGGCGCCCGCGCGTACGGTCCTCACACGGCGTGTACTCACTGAAGTTGAGAGGGCATGCTGGGAACTGCTGCAGTTCCCCATCGCCGTCTGTGTTGTTGATGGTGAGCCGGTGGT harbors:
- the LOC136523917 gene encoding probable methyltransferase PMT18, giving the protein MAKDYPASPKAQQLQESKKQRLTYILVVSALCIAFYVLGAWQNTTLPKPIGNSAITRVGCDPSTASTTQSSGSVPSFGPGSGEVLDFDAHHRLTINNTDGDGELQQFPACPLNFSEYTPCEDRTRGRLFDRAMLVYRERHCPGKDEQVRCLIPAPPGYRTPFKWPHSRDYAYFNNIPHKELSIEKAVQNWIQVEGDKFKFPGGGTMFPRGADAYIDDIDKLISLSDGKIRTAVDTGCGVASWGAYLLKRNIIAMSFAPRDTHEAQVQFALERGVPAIIGVMGKHRLPYPSRAFDMAHCSRCLIPWYAHDGLYLAEVDRILRPGGYWILSGPPINWKTHHAGWERTKDDLKQEQDKIEDVARSLCWNKVVEKRDLSIWQKPKNHLECANIKKTYKIPHICKSDNPDAAWYRQMEACVTPLPEVSNQGEVAGGAVEKWPERAFLVPPRIKRGMIPGLDAKKFDEDKKLWEKRVSYYKRTIPIAENRYRNVMDMNANMGGFAASLVKYPVWVMNVVPVNSDRDTLGAIYERGFIGTYQDWCEAFSTYPRTYDLLHADNLFSIYQDRCDIIDILLEMDRILRPEGTAIIRDTVDVLTKVQAITKRMRWESRIMDHEDGPFNPEKVLMAVKTYWTAKAEEEH